A window of Bacteroidota bacterium contains these coding sequences:
- a CDS encoding YbjQ family protein: MDKRMITTALTLDGYRIVESLGIIRGITVRSRSIFGNLAGGIQTIFGGNISIYKELCEQTRLEAFEEMIQHAEQLGANGIISMRYDANEVMNGVTEVLAYGTAVKVEKI; encoded by the coding sequence ATGGACAAACGAATGATCACAACAGCATTGACCCTCGACGGCTACAGAATTGTGGAGTCATTGGGTATTATCCGCGGAATTACTGTCCGGAGCAGGAGTATCTTCGGAAATCTTGCCGGTGGTATCCAGACAATTTTCGGAGGAAACATCAGTATTTACAAAGAATTATGCGAGCAGACCCGGCTTGAGGCGTTTGAAGAAATGATTCAGCACGCCGAACAGCTCGGCGCGAACGGCATCATCAGTATGCGCTATGACGCGAATGAAGTGATGAACGGCGTTACCGAAGTATTGGCTTATGGTACTGCCGTAAAAGTGGAAAAAATCTAA
- a CDS encoding DMT family transporter produces the protein MSDHRKAHISIFIANLIYGANFSIAKIAMPNYITPSAFILLRVLCATTLFFLLDRAPADRKAIEKKDYLRFFELGLFGVAINQLLFFEGLSRTTNINAALIMTSTPILVTLMAFLFLREHLKWIQSGGIALGLAGAVTLILQYQHTTGKPTAMGDLMVFINATSYALYMVRAKRLMKKYDTWQVIKWTFVFGLILVIPFGSPGLAKVEWQTFTQTVWLSVGFVLIFTTFFAYLLNTVGLKHLSASVVSFYIYLQPLFATLISLLITHEAISSVQVIACVLIFAGVYLVNYPALGKAKS, from the coding sequence ATGTCCGATCACCGCAAAGCGCATATTTCGATTTTTATCGCGAATCTGATTTACGGTGCAAATTTCAGTATCGCAAAAATCGCGATGCCAAATTACATTACTCCATCTGCTTTCATTCTGCTGCGCGTGTTGTGCGCAACTACTTTGTTTTTTCTGCTTGATCGTGCACCGGCCGACAGAAAAGCGATTGAGAAGAAAGATTACCTGCGTTTTTTTGAATTGGGATTGTTTGGGGTCGCGATCAATCAGCTTTTGTTTTTCGAAGGACTGAGCCGTACAACAAATATCAATGCCGCCCTGATCATGACCTCCACGCCTATTCTGGTAACACTCATGGCATTTCTGTTTCTGAGAGAACACCTGAAATGGATACAATCCGGAGGGATCGCACTCGGTCTGGCAGGTGCAGTAACCTTGATTCTGCAATACCAGCACACAACGGGCAAGCCGACTGCAATGGGCGATCTGATGGTATTTATCAATGCGACTTCTTACGCCTTATACATGGTTCGTGCAAAAAGGCTGATGAAAAAATACGATACCTGGCAGGTGATTAAATGGACCTTTGTATTTGGTCTGATCCTGGTGATTCCTTTTGGTAGTCCGGGACTGGCAAAGGTTGAATGGCAGACCTTTACACAAACGGTCTGGCTGAGCGTGGGTTTTGTACTCATCTTCACGACCTTTTTCGCTTACCTGCTGAATACCGTTGGACTGAAACACCTTTCGGCCTCGGTGGTGAGTTTCTACATTTACCTCCAACCGCTCTTTGCGACACTGATTTCGCTGCTCATCACGCATGAAGCAATCAGTTCGGTTCAGGTGATTGCCTGTGTTCTCATCTTTGCCGGGGTTTACCTGGTGAATTATCCTGCGCTTGGTAAAGCCAAATCTTAA
- a CDS encoding cation transporter — MNTARQNFSFQKIVATVSVVLFVIKIVAWYITNSVSILTDALESTINVVSGFIGLYSLYLSAQPKDENHPYGHGKVEFVSAAIEGTLISVAGLIIIYEAINNLQHPHVIGKLDYGIYLVSFTALINFTVGYYAVRKGKANNSMALVASGKHLQSDTYSTLGIIVGLILIYFTKLAWLDSAVALLFAFFIIFTGYKIIRSSLAGIMDEADNDLLKKVVASFQKNRKQNWIDLHNLRIIKYGGMLHLDCHMTVPWFLNVHEAHNEIDQLEKLVREHFGESVELFVHTDGCLDFSCKICTKTDCTVRKNAFVRQVEWSVENISTNSKHKID; from the coding sequence ATGAACACGGCGAGGCAAAACTTTTCTTTTCAAAAAATTGTTGCCACTGTAAGTGTCGTATTGTTCGTCATCAAGATTGTAGCATGGTATATTACCAATTCCGTTTCCATTCTTACTGATGCATTAGAAAGCACTATCAATGTAGTGAGCGGTTTCATTGGACTCTACAGTTTATATCTCAGTGCTCAGCCCAAAGATGAAAATCATCCTTATGGTCATGGCAAAGTGGAATTTGTTTCCGCTGCAATCGAAGGCACACTCATTTCTGTAGCCGGACTTATCATCATTTACGAAGCAATCAATAATCTGCAGCATCCGCATGTTATTGGTAAACTCGACTATGGTATTTACCTGGTGAGTTTTACTGCTCTTATCAATTTCACTGTCGGATATTATGCTGTACGTAAAGGAAAAGCAAATAATTCAATGGCACTAGTTGCCAGCGGAAAACATCTTCAATCCGACACCTACTCTACTTTGGGTATTATCGTCGGGCTGATTTTAATTTATTTTACAAAACTTGCATGGCTCGACAGTGCTGTTGCATTGTTATTTGCTTTCTTTATCATTTTTACCGGCTACAAAATCATCCGTTCTTCCCTGGCCGGGATTATGGATGAAGCGGATAATGATCTCTTAAAAAAAGTTGTTGCCTCTTTTCAGAAAAACCGGAAACAAAACTGGATAGATCTTCACAATCTCCGCATCATTAAATATGGCGGAATGTTGCACCTGGATTGTCACATGACCGTTCCCTGGTTTTTAAACGTACACGAAGCGCACAATGAAATTGATCAATTGGAAAAACTCGTAAGAGAACATTTTGGCGAAAGTGTGGAGTTGTTTGTTCATACTGATGGCTGCCTGGACTTCTCCTGTAAGATCTGCACCAAGACGGATTGTACAGTCCGGAAGAATGCTTTTGTCAGACAGGTAGAATGGTCGGTCGAGAATATTTCAACGAACAGCAAACACAAAATCGACTGA
- a CDS encoding LysR family transcriptional regulator — protein MNLQQLEYILALDRHRHFARAASHSFVTQPTLSMMVRKLEEELGLEIFDRTRQPLVPTKEGEEIIRRAGHILAEVNRLRDFALETKDGITGEFRLGIIPTLAPYLLPLFLGPFGKKFPSMKLFIREAVTNDIIRQLKSGELDAGLAATPLHEDQLEEYPLFREEFYAYASKSEKLPAKKYILPKEIDIHHLWLLQEGHCLRNQVFNLCELKKLDTESEHVAYEAGSIETLINLVDRYQGITIIPELAALKLSTQQKKNVREFANPKPVREISLVVMKNFPRKKFLQAVMDEIIAAVPLEKKKSQTKVLEIE, from the coding sequence ATGAATCTACAGCAACTGGAATATATTCTTGCTCTGGACCGTCACCGGCATTTTGCCCGCGCCGCATCACACAGTTTTGTTACGCAGCCTACATTGAGCATGATGGTGCGCAAATTGGAGGAAGAACTGGGACTTGAAATTTTCGACAGAACCAGACAGCCACTGGTGCCTACAAAGGAAGGCGAAGAAATTATCCGCAGAGCCGGGCACATTCTTGCAGAAGTAAACAGACTACGGGATTTTGCTTTGGAAACGAAGGATGGAATTACAGGCGAATTCCGTTTGGGGATTATTCCTACGTTGGCGCCCTATCTGCTTCCTTTGTTCCTGGGACCTTTCGGAAAAAAATTTCCTTCGATGAAATTGTTTATCCGCGAAGCCGTGACCAATGACATCATCCGCCAACTAAAAAGCGGAGAATTGGATGCCGGACTTGCCGCTACACCTTTGCACGAAGATCAACTTGAGGAATACCCGCTCTTCAGGGAAGAATTTTATGCTTACGCTTCAAAAAGCGAGAAACTTCCCGCGAAAAAATACATACTTCCAAAAGAAATAGACATTCATCACCTGTGGTTGTTGCAGGAAGGCCATTGTTTACGCAATCAGGTTTTTAATCTCTGCGAATTGAAAAAACTGGACACGGAAAGTGAACACGTCGCCTATGAAGCGGGCAGTATTGAAACGCTCATCAACCTCGTGGACCGCTATCAGGGAATTACCATCATCCCGGAACTCGCCGCTTTAAAACTCAGTACTCAGCAAAAGAAAAATGTCAGGGAATTCGCCAATCCAAAACCGGTAAGAGAAATAAGTCTGGTAGTCATGAAAAATTTCCCGAGAAAAAAGTTTCTCCAGGCAGTAATGGATGAAATTATAGCGGCCGTTCCTTTGGAAAAGAAAAAATCGCAGACAAAAGTTTTGGAAATCGAATAG